In a genomic window of Mycolicibacillus parakoreensis:
- a CDS encoding amidohydrolase family protein: protein MNTIGVEEHFVTAEVLRAWRALDPQHRDPVLGYYTADEQGGRLADLTGERFSAMAETGLDAAVLSLTAPGVQNLAPDDAVALQIAANDLLAATVRAHPDRLHGFATLSTPAPVAAARELERAVSTLGLHGAMLFGRTGQRHLDHRDFWPIFDAAQALGAPLYLHPQSPPPTVRAAYYQGFDPALDDAFATHGVGWHYETGVELLRLILGGVFDRFPDLQVIVGHWGEMVLFYLDRIDALRPTAALARPPSEYVRNNVFVTPSGIFSHRYLRWAIEVVGVERILLSTDYPFAFAPRGGARRFLEEADLDDRDRRRIASGNWEHLVAGIRR from the coding sequence ATGAACACCATCGGCGTCGAGGAGCATTTCGTCACCGCGGAGGTGTTGCGGGCGTGGCGCGCGCTCGACCCGCAACACCGGGATCCGGTGCTGGGCTATTACACGGCCGACGAACAGGGTGGGCGCCTCGCCGACCTGACCGGCGAGCGGTTCAGTGCGATGGCCGAGACCGGACTCGACGCCGCGGTGCTGTCCCTGACCGCGCCCGGCGTGCAGAATCTGGCGCCCGACGACGCCGTGGCACTCCAGATCGCGGCCAACGACCTGCTCGCCGCGACGGTGCGGGCACACCCCGACCGCCTGCACGGCTTCGCGACACTGTCGACCCCGGCGCCGGTCGCAGCGGCGCGCGAACTGGAACGGGCCGTGTCCACGCTGGGGCTGCACGGCGCGATGCTGTTCGGTCGGACCGGCCAACGCCACCTCGATCACCGCGACTTCTGGCCGATCTTCGACGCGGCGCAGGCACTCGGCGCGCCGCTGTACCTGCACCCGCAGTCACCGCCGCCGACGGTGCGAGCCGCCTATTACCAGGGCTTCGACCCGGCGCTCGACGACGCGTTCGCCACCCACGGCGTCGGCTGGCACTACGAGACCGGAGTTGAGCTGCTGCGCCTGATCCTCGGCGGGGTCTTCGACCGCTTTCCCGACCTGCAGGTCATCGTGGGCCACTGGGGCGAGATGGTGCTGTTCTACCTCGACAGGATCGATGCGTTGCGGCCCACCGCCGCACTCGCGCGCCCGCCTTCGGAGTATGTGCGCAACAACGTCTTCGTCACGCCCAGCGGCATTTTCAGTCACCGCTACCTGCGCTGGGCGATCGAGGTGGTCGGCGTCGAGCGCATCCTGTTGTCCACCGACTACCCGTTCGCGTTCGCCCCGCGCGGCGGCGCGCGCCGCTTCCTCGAGGAGGCCGACCTCGACGATCGTGACCGGCGGCGAATCGCGTCGGGCAACTGGGAGCACCTGGTGGCCGGGATCCGGCGCTGA
- a CDS encoding type 2 periplasmic-binding domain-containing protein, translating to MSIHGKEAVMAGTPHLRIGLGDYENTRALIDGTVTIDGVEATFATAPVISEVFERMVAARAFDVAELGLTFYLRTLDCDDPPFIAIPVFPARHFRHSCVFVNTASGIAAPPDLAGKTIGEFGMYGTDVGVWVKGIFADDYGLRPEQSRWIVGGTNRPLAPFDFVHRPHPGDVDVTSAAAGEALGPMLEAGEIDALVSVDVPEGILRDSPRVAPLFADAESVERDYFRRTGIFPIMHTVVVRRELLERHPGLATALYRGFRDAKDVAMAHYRDGMTKQHMSVMTPWFSALVDKNRRLLGEHWWPSGVDANREAIDTFLRYHFEQGLSRRRLVCEDIFAPELLGS from the coding sequence ATGAGCATTCACGGAAAGGAGGCGGTCATGGCCGGCACCCCGCACCTGCGTATCGGTCTCGGGGACTACGAGAACACCCGGGCGCTTATCGACGGCACCGTCACCATCGACGGCGTCGAGGCCACCTTCGCCACCGCACCGGTGATCTCGGAGGTCTTCGAGCGCATGGTGGCCGCGCGGGCGTTCGACGTCGCCGAACTGGGGTTGACGTTCTATCTGCGCACACTCGATTGCGACGACCCGCCGTTCATCGCGATCCCGGTGTTCCCGGCGCGTCACTTCCGCCACTCCTGCGTGTTCGTCAACACCGCCAGCGGTATCGCCGCCCCGCCGGACCTCGCCGGCAAGACCATCGGCGAGTTCGGCATGTATGGAACCGATGTCGGCGTATGGGTCAAGGGCATCTTCGCCGACGACTACGGCCTCAGACCGGAGCAGTCGCGGTGGATCGTCGGCGGGACCAACCGCCCCCTCGCGCCGTTCGATTTCGTTCACCGGCCCCATCCCGGCGACGTCGATGTCACGTCGGCGGCAGCCGGCGAGGCGTTGGGGCCGATGCTGGAAGCCGGCGAGATCGACGCCCTGGTCTCCGTCGACGTCCCCGAGGGGATCCTGCGGGATTCACCGCGGGTCGCGCCGCTGTTCGCCGACGCCGAATCGGTCGAACGCGACTACTTCCGGCGCACCGGGATATTCCCGATCATGCACACCGTCGTCGTGCGCCGTGAGCTGCTCGAGCGACACCCCGGCCTGGCCACCGCGCTCTACCGCGGCTTCCGCGACGCGAAAGACGTGGCGATGGCGCATTATCGCGACGGGATGACCAAGCAACACATGAGCGTCATGACCCCGTGGTTCAGCGCGCTGGTCGACAAGAACCGCCGCCTGCTCGGTGAGCACTGGTGGCCCTCCGGTGTCGACGCCAACCGCGAGGCGATCGACACCTTCTTGCGCTACCACTTCGAACAGGGGCTGTCGCGTCGCCGTTTGGTCTGCGAGGACATCTTCGCACCGGAGTTGCTCGGGTCATGA